In Blastopirellula sp. J2-11, a single genomic region encodes these proteins:
- the galT gene encoding galactose-1-phosphate uridylyltransferase translates to MSEIRRDPLLGYEVVIAARRAERPQQFDHSPSIAKTLDCPFCEGAEQLAPPELWAARPHDSPANGPGWQVRVVPNRFPAFEREEQSGEAQCGDEFFPRQSASGWQDVVIESPQHQIRFSELSPENARLTFVAYQARLNALKKEGRYAYAQIFKNVGAAGGASLEHSHSQIMATERTPLRVQEELKASRDYFHRYGRSYWAELIERELAAAERVVYVDDHFVAFCPFASRVPLETWILPRRADSDFCGVDLARLEQLAQLTQRCLSQIENALEFSAYNYLIHTTPFDINAQAYYHWRLVILPRATTQAGFEWGTGMFVNPLPPEQAAAMMRSAQ, encoded by the coding sequence ATGAGCGAGATTCGCCGCGATCCTCTGTTGGGGTATGAAGTTGTCATCGCCGCGCGGCGCGCAGAGCGTCCGCAGCAATTTGATCATTCGCCCTCGATCGCTAAAACGCTCGATTGCCCCTTTTGCGAAGGGGCCGAGCAACTGGCCCCTCCTGAATTGTGGGCGGCTCGCCCGCATGATTCGCCCGCCAATGGTCCCGGTTGGCAGGTTCGTGTCGTCCCCAATCGCTTTCCGGCGTTCGAACGAGAGGAACAGTCGGGCGAGGCGCAATGCGGCGACGAGTTCTTCCCCCGTCAGTCAGCGAGCGGTTGGCAGGATGTGGTGATCGAGTCTCCGCAGCATCAGATTCGTTTCTCAGAACTATCTCCCGAGAACGCCCGATTGACGTTTGTCGCCTATCAAGCTCGGCTCAACGCCCTAAAAAAGGAGGGGCGTTACGCTTATGCGCAAATCTTCAAAAACGTCGGCGCCGCCGGGGGAGCATCGCTGGAGCATAGTCATAGTCAGATCATGGCGACCGAGCGGACTCCGCTGCGTGTGCAGGAGGAGCTAAAGGCGAGCCGCGACTATTTCCACCGCTATGGCCGTTCTTATTGGGCGGAGTTGATTGAACGGGAATTGGCGGCGGCCGAGCGGGTTGTCTACGTCGATGACCACTTCGTCGCATTTTGCCCCTTTGCGTCACGTGTGCCGCTGGAGACCTGGATTTTGCCGCGGCGAGCGGATAGCGACTTTTGCGGGGTCGATCTTGCACGATTGGAACAGCTTGCCCAGCTTACTCAGCGCTGCCTGTCACAAATCGAAAATGCGTTAGAATTCTCGGCTTACAACTATCTGATTCACACGACTCCGTTTGACATAAATGCGCAGGCTTACTATCACTGGCGTTTAGTGATATTGCCGCGCGCAACAACGCAAGCCGGTTTTGAGTGGGGGACTGGGATGTTTGTGAATCCTCTTCCGCCGGAACAAGCTGCAGCGATGATGCGATCGGCGCAGTAG
- a CDS encoding DinB family protein produces MIHADMIAHSLKTLLGEALDGGTDNSSWFINRNDPGLIRLLRRYSALEASTPPAPGRMPIVAHAEHLRYHLSLIEATLRGEADAFATADWSAAWEVKMIRDADWNALIAEIDVLGRVWLEACETPHEWDPMMLTGAFASVAHLAYHMGAIRQIALINESRDVSLFA; encoded by the coding sequence ATGATTCATGCAGACATGATCGCGCATTCGCTCAAGACTCTCTTGGGCGAAGCGCTGGATGGTGGTACAGACAATAGCAGCTGGTTCATCAATCGAAACGATCCCGGCTTGATACGTCTGCTGCGGCGTTACTCGGCTCTCGAAGCTTCTACTCCTCCGGCGCCTGGGAGGATGCCGATCGTCGCACATGCCGAGCATCTGCGGTATCACCTCTCACTGATCGAGGCGACCCTGCGTGGTGAAGCGGATGCGTTTGCTACGGCGGATTGGTCGGCGGCGTGGGAAGTGAAGATGATTCGCGACGCCGATTGGAACGCGCTGATCGCCGAAATCGACGTACTGGGCCGCGTCTGGCTCGAAGCGTGCGAAACGCCGCACGAGTGGGATCCAATGATGCTGACCGGCGCCTTCGCTTCGGTCGCACATTTGGCGTATCACATGGGAGCGATTCGCCAGATCGCGCTGATCAATGAATCGCGAGACGTCTCGTTGTTCGCGTGA
- the glgA gene encoding glycogen synthase GlgA: MNILLASSEVYPFAKTGGLADVCGSLPLELRRLGQDVAVIMPAFRQTFTCGQPIEELPIHFDLPIGSKVVSGQLLKSYLPGSDIPVYLVKNDEYYDRPQLYREDGEDYQDNCERFVFFSRAILEAIRLLELPVDVIHCNDWQTGLAPAYLDIEYAATHGYEKIATLLTIHNMAYQGNFWHWDMVLTGLDWKYFNMHQMEFYGHLNFLKTGIVFADSISTVSPRYGQEIQSSPLGCGLEGVLRDRAAVLSGVVNGVDYDKWNPAIDDAIAVKFGIDDWEMGKPACKKALQQEFNLPTDPQAPIIGMVGRMADQKGFDLVAEVIQEWARTRNTQWVILGTGEPGHQNQLSTLAQQYPDKVGVKVEFCESKARRVEAGADMFLMPSLYEPCGLNQLYSLKYGAVPVVRETGGLADTITDADEETLAEGTANGFSFREYSSHALADTLHRACRIYQNDKPTWKKIVDAGMAQDWSWKRSAVEYVRLFEETVARKLKMVGGAKKKR; the protein is encoded by the coding sequence TTGAATATTCTACTCGCCAGCAGTGAGGTTTATCCGTTCGCCAAAACTGGCGGATTGGCAGATGTATGTGGTTCTCTCCCTCTGGAACTGCGTCGTTTGGGCCAAGATGTCGCGGTGATCATGCCCGCGTTCCGGCAAACCTTTACATGCGGCCAGCCGATTGAAGAACTGCCCATTCATTTCGACTTGCCGATCGGCAGCAAGGTCGTCAGTGGTCAGTTATTAAAAAGCTATTTGCCCGGCTCGGATATTCCCGTTTACCTTGTAAAAAACGACGAATACTACGATCGCCCTCAATTGTATCGCGAAGATGGCGAAGACTACCAAGACAATTGCGAGCGATTCGTCTTCTTCTCGCGCGCCATTCTCGAAGCGATTCGCCTGCTTGAATTGCCGGTCGACGTGATTCATTGCAACGACTGGCAAACCGGGCTTGCGCCCGCTTACTTGGACATTGAGTACGCGGCGACGCATGGCTACGAAAAAATCGCGACGTTGCTGACGATTCACAACATGGCTTACCAGGGGAATTTCTGGCATTGGGATATGGTCCTGACCGGGCTCGACTGGAAGTATTTCAACATGCATCAGATGGAGTTCTACGGCCATCTGAACTTCCTGAAGACCGGGATTGTCTTCGCCGATTCGATCAGCACGGTCAGTCCCCGTTATGGACAAGAGATTCAAAGCAGTCCGCTCGGTTGCGGGTTGGAAGGTGTCTTGCGCGATCGTGCTGCGGTCTTATCCGGCGTCGTGAACGGCGTTGATTACGACAAATGGAATCCCGCGATCGACGATGCGATTGCCGTGAAATTCGGCATCGACGATTGGGAAATGGGGAAACCGGCCTGCAAGAAGGCGCTGCAGCAAGAGTTCAATTTGCCGACCGATCCCCAGGCGCCGATCATCGGCATGGTGGGTCGTATGGCCGATCAAAAGGGGTTTGACCTGGTCGCCGAAGTGATTCAAGAGTGGGCCCGCACGCGTAACACGCAGTGGGTCATTCTGGGAACCGGTGAACCGGGGCACCAAAATCAGCTTTCGACCCTGGCCCAGCAATACCCTGATAAAGTGGGCGTGAAGGTCGAATTCTGCGAATCAAAAGCTCGGCGCGTCGAGGCGGGCGCCGACATGTTTTTGATGCCCAGTTTGTACGAGCCCTGTGGTTTGAACCAGCTCTACAGCCTGAAATATGGAGCCGTACCGGTCGTTCGCGAGACTGGCGGACTGGCCGACACGATCACCGATGCGGACGAAGAGACGTTGGCGGAAGGTACGGCCAACGGCTTCAGTTTCCGCGAATACAGTTCGCACGCTTTGGCCGATACGCTGCATCGCGCCTGCCGTATTTATCAGAACGACAAGCCAACCTGGAAAAAGATCGTCGACGCCGGCATGGCGCAAGACTGGTCGTGGAAACGAAGCGCCGTCGAGTACGTACGGCTGTTTGAAGAAACGGTCGCGCGTAAGCTGAAAATGGTGGGCGGCGCCAAGAAGAAACGCTAG
- a CDS encoding DinB family protein — MPTAIAPVLPRHEEFSIEELIDAYQKGASEIRAAIEGMTDEEIAAKPVDDMWSTLEVVCHLADCEQFFADRMKRTAATDRPELMEVDGYRYNDAMDYQHHDLEEELLLIEATRRQMARTLRLLPRDAWNRVATLSDLGTLTLRHLVLHAINHVHHHLEYVKEKRQALRRG, encoded by the coding sequence ATGCCTACCGCTATTGCTCCTGTGCTCCCCCGGCACGAGGAGTTCTCGATCGAAGAATTGATCGACGCCTACCAAAAAGGGGCCTCTGAAATCCGCGCAGCGATCGAAGGAATGACGGACGAGGAAATCGCCGCCAAACCGGTTGATGACATGTGGAGCACGCTTGAGGTGGTTTGCCATCTTGCCGACTGCGAACAGTTTTTCGCAGACCGGATGAAGCGAACCGCCGCAACCGATCGGCCAGAGTTGATGGAAGTTGACGGCTATCGCTACAACGACGCGATGGATTATCAACATCACGACCTGGAAGAAGAGTTGCTGCTGATCGAAGCGACTCGTCGGCAAATGGCTCGCACTTTGCGACTCTTGCCGCGAGACGCCTGGAATCGAGTAGCGACCCTCAGCGATCTCGGCACGCTCACGCTGCGGCACTTGGTTTTGCACGCAATCAATCACGTCCACCATCATCTGGAATACGTGAAAGAGAAACGGCAAGCGCTCCGCCGCGGTTAG
- a CDS encoding alpha-amylase/4-alpha-glucanotransferase domain-containing protein — protein MSNSIRLCLVLHNHQPIGNFDGVFEQAYQDSYLPFLDVFDRFSDAIKIGLHTSGPLIEWLDLHHPEYLDRLAAHVRSGRIEIIGGVFYEAILTMIPGRDRVGQIRTYTQWLENRLGATIGGMWMPERVWEQQLTSDIAEAGIRYTLLDDFHFKNAGVQQDDLYGYYVTEEAGQLLSIFPGSERMRYLLPFAPPQDTITYLKGIAENHPNSVVVFGDDGEKFGTWPDTKAHVYDRGWLNDFFTALEKNKDWIHTTTLAEAVDSLPPVGKVFLPEGSYREMTEWVLPVPQQVAYEDLVHELEHEPNWPRIKQFVRGGYWRNFKVRYPETDEMYSRMMAVSQRLDAARRQSDVDQAQLDMAQTELYRGQCNCSYWHGAFGGVYLPHLRNAVYTALIAADNLIDAAIGQPASYIDAEAADFNFDARQEIKLVDEKLLALFAPAQGGMMYELDVRSICHNLLATLTRRPEAYHRKVLAGPSSAGGDVASIHDRVVFKQQGLDERLQYDSYARKSLIDHFFDNDVAPELVANGEAQERGDFVDGAYEAKIRRNPDRIQVQMYREGNAWGVPLKITKGVTLSAGSSTLEIAYLIEGVPQDQPMHFAVEMNFAGLPSGADDRYFHQGSDQLGQLGERLDLHEMTMLGMTDQWLGIDVRWEADQPTSMWTFPIETVSQSEGGFELVHQSVALMPHWWIQGDKEGRWSVTMKLEIDTTLAESRMPSAEVAATT, from the coding sequence ATGAGCAACTCGATCCGCCTCTGCCTTGTGCTTCACAACCATCAGCCGATCGGCAACTTTGACGGCGTCTTTGAACAGGCGTATCAAGATAGCTATCTGCCGTTTTTGGATGTTTTTGATCGCTTTTCGGACGCGATCAAAATCGGTCTGCATACCAGTGGACCGTTAATAGAATGGCTTGACCTTCACCATCCTGAGTATCTTGATCGCCTGGCCGCCCACGTGCGCTCGGGCCGCATCGAGATCATCGGCGGCGTCTTCTACGAAGCGATCCTGACGATGATCCCCGGTCGCGATCGCGTCGGGCAGATCCGCACCTACACTCAGTGGCTCGAAAATCGCCTGGGAGCGACGATCGGCGGCATGTGGATGCCAGAACGCGTCTGGGAGCAGCAACTCACCTCGGACATCGCCGAGGCCGGTATTCGCTATACGCTGTTGGACGACTTCCATTTCAAAAATGCGGGCGTCCAGCAAGACGATCTGTATGGATACTACGTGACGGAAGAAGCGGGACAGTTGCTCTCTATCTTCCCCGGCAGCGAGCGAATGCGCTATTTGCTGCCGTTCGCGCCGCCGCAAGACACGATCACCTATTTGAAGGGAATCGCCGAGAATCACCCCAACAGCGTTGTCGTATTTGGCGATGACGGTGAGAAGTTCGGCACTTGGCCTGACACCAAGGCGCACGTCTACGATCGAGGCTGGTTGAACGATTTCTTTACGGCGCTCGAAAAGAATAAAGATTGGATCCATACGACGACACTGGCTGAAGCCGTCGATTCGCTCCCACCGGTCGGCAAGGTCTTTCTGCCGGAAGGAAGCTACCGCGAAATGACCGAGTGGGTGTTGCCGGTGCCGCAACAAGTCGCCTACGAAGATTTGGTGCACGAACTGGAGCACGAACCGAACTGGCCGCGCATCAAGCAGTTCGTCCGGGGCGGCTACTGGCGGAACTTCAAAGTTCGTTATCCCGAAACGGACGAGATGTACAGCCGCATGATGGCGGTCAGTCAGCGACTTGACGCCGCTCGTCGTCAGAGCGATGTCGACCAGGCTCAGTTAGACATGGCCCAGACCGAACTCTATCGCGGGCAGTGCAACTGCAGTTATTGGCACGGCGCCTTTGGCGGCGTCTATCTGCCTCACCTACGCAATGCCGTCTACACCGCTCTGATTGCTGCTGACAATCTCATCGACGCCGCAATCGGGCAGCCAGCGAGCTACATTGACGCCGAAGCTGCCGACTTCAACTTTGACGCTCGACAAGAGATCAAACTGGTCGACGAAAAGCTGCTTGCGCTGTTCGCCCCGGCTCAAGGGGGGATGATGTACGAGTTGGACGTCCGCTCGATTTGCCACAATCTGCTCGCCACGCTGACGCGCCGCCCTGAAGCGTATCACCGCAAAGTGTTAGCTGGCCCGTCATCTGCCGGCGGCGATGTCGCCAGCATCCATGATCGGGTCGTTTTCAAGCAGCAGGGGCTCGACGAGCGTTTGCAGTACGACTCCTACGCTCGTAAAAGCTTGATCGATCACTTTTTTGACAATGACGTCGCTCCCGAATTGGTCGCCAACGGCGAAGCCCAAGAACGCGGCGACTTTGTGGACGGCGCCTACGAAGCGAAGATTCGCCGCAATCCCGATCGCATCCAGGTCCAGATGTACCGCGAAGGGAACGCGTGGGGCGTGCCGCTGAAGATCACCAAGGGGGTCACGCTCTCGGCCGGCAGTTCGACGCTCGAGATCGCCTACCTGATCGAAGGGGTTCCGCAGGATCAGCCGATGCATTTTGCGGTTGAGATGAATTTCGCGGGTCTGCCATCCGGCGCCGACGATCGTTATTTCCATCAAGGAAGCGATCAACTGGGGCAGTTGGGCGAACGGTTGGATCTGCACGAGATGACGATGCTGGGCATGACCGATCAGTGGTTGGGGATTGATGTACGTTGGGAAGCTGATCAGCCGACCAGCATGTGGACCTTCCCGATCGAGACGGTCAGCCAGTCGGAAGGAGGCTTTGAATTGGTGCACCAAAGCGTGGCTCTGATGCCGCATTGGTGGATTCAAGGAGACAAAGAAGGGCGCTGGAGCGTGACGATGAAGCTGGAAATCGACACGACGCTAGCCGAAAGTCGGATGCCGTCAGCGGAGGTAGCGGCGACGACCTAG